Proteins from a single region of Chloroflexota bacterium:
- a CDS encoding class I SAM-dependent rRNA methyltransferase: protein MNESDRAMAFQAPGSRRIALRISPEAERAIRRGHPWVFDRAIRRQSHQGLPGDLAVIFDRKDRFLAIGLYDPTSPIRVRILHHGTSTPIDQTWLRRQVATAVGRRAALSETSTTGYRAVHGENDGLPGLIVDRYEDSLVIKLYTPAWAPHLPQIQSTLDLCIPNRRQVLRLNRALQHQTDSLLDLEDGQVLKGPPITGPALFQENGLRFEADLQHGQKTGFFLDQRDNRRRVQDLSAGKEVLNVFAYTGGFSLYAARGGARSVTSIDLNQLALDGAERNFALNSQVPAVRQARHAIIAGDAFQVLASLAASGRRFDLVILDPPAFAQRRDQVDGALRAYSRLTRLALGVLEPGGTLVQASCSSRVTQEAFVATIQETVEQEQWRLHGITLSGHPLDHPIGFPEGAYLKCLFAAAAPS from the coding sequence GTGAACGAATCTGATCGCGCAATGGCCTTCCAGGCACCTGGATCACGCCGCATCGCCCTGCGCATTTCTCCCGAAGCGGAACGGGCAATCCGTCGCGGCCACCCCTGGGTGTTCGATCGCGCCATCCGGCGCCAGAGCCATCAAGGACTGCCCGGTGACCTGGCGGTGATCTTTGATCGCAAGGACCGTTTCCTGGCCATCGGATTGTACGATCCCACCTCCCCTATCCGGGTGCGCATTCTGCACCACGGCACATCGACTCCTATCGACCAGACCTGGTTGCGCAGGCAAGTAGCCACAGCAGTTGGTCGCAGGGCTGCTCTGAGCGAGACCAGCACAACAGGGTACCGTGCGGTACACGGCGAGAACGACGGGCTGCCAGGCCTGATCGTCGACCGCTACGAAGACAGCCTGGTGATCAAACTATACACGCCTGCGTGGGCGCCTCATTTGCCACAGATCCAATCAACCCTCGATCTCTGCATTCCCAACCGCCGTCAGGTTCTGCGCCTGAACAGGGCCCTGCAGCACCAGACAGATTCCCTGCTCGATCTGGAAGATGGTCAGGTTCTCAAAGGGCCGCCGATTACCGGGCCCGCGCTGTTCCAGGAGAATGGCCTTCGTTTCGAAGCCGATCTGCAACATGGTCAGAAGACCGGCTTTTTCCTCGACCAGCGAGACAACCGGCGCAGGGTCCAGGACCTGTCAGCGGGCAAAGAGGTGCTCAATGTCTTCGCCTACACCGGCGGGTTCTCACTCTACGCCGCCCGGGGTGGCGCCCGATCGGTCACCAGCATCGACCTGAACCAGCTTGCCCTGGATGGGGCGGAACGCAACTTCGCCCTGAACAGCCAGGTCCCGGCCGTGCGCCAGGCCCGCCACGCGATCATCGCGGGCGACGCCTTTCAGGTTCTAGCCTCGCTGGCGGCGAGCGGCCGGCGCTTCGACCTGGTCATCCTGGATCCGCCAGCCTTCGCCCAGCGAAGGGATCAGGTCGACGGTGCCCTTCGCGCCTACAGCCGTCTGACCCGGTTGGCCCTGGGCGTCCTCGAACCGGGCGGCACCCTGGTCCAGGCGTCATGCTCCAGCCGGGTGACCCAGGAAGCCTTTGTCGCAACCATACAGGAGACCGTCGAGCAAGAGCAATGGCGACTACATGGTATTACTCTTAGCGGACATCCCCTCGACCATCCCATCGGCTTTCCCGAGGGGGCTTATTTGAAGTGCCTGTTCGCCGCGGCTGCCCCATCGTAG
- a CDS encoding DegV family protein, which yields MQIVTDSGTDVQLPEDELAELNIHVVPLTVTLDGKSYREGIDIHPRDFYDLLEASGNLPTTSQPSAGEFAEIYRRLAVDDPDILSIHLTSGLSGTFNSAQTGAAMVPEANIMLVDTKTLSGAAGWQVQAAARAARAGWPLDRILALISGIGDASDSIYTLSELKYLIHGGRISHMRGLIASVLNIKPLIGVEKVNGTYVQLGQSRTFNRAMDGLVGLIEQTHKPGSAMRVQVLHSWNPEGAAKLREKVDQRFDCTWLPVGPMSLVLGAHTGDSMVGVAYAPESAFADVPE from the coding sequence ATGCAAATCGTGACTGACAGCGGAACCGATGTTCAACTACCCGAAGATGAACTGGCTGAGCTGAATATCCACGTCGTGCCCTTGACGGTGACACTGGATGGCAAGTCCTACCGGGAGGGAATCGATATCCACCCCCGCGACTTCTACGACCTGCTGGAGGCTTCCGGTAATCTGCCGACCACGTCTCAGCCGTCGGCAGGTGAATTTGCGGAGATATATCGGCGTCTGGCTGTCGATGATCCGGACATCCTGTCCATCCACCTGACCTCTGGCTTGAGCGGCACATTCAATTCTGCCCAGACAGGTGCTGCCATGGTGCCCGAGGCAAATATCATGCTGGTAGACACCAAGACCCTGTCCGGTGCCGCAGGGTGGCAGGTACAGGCGGCGGCTCGCGCCGCCAGGGCCGGCTGGCCGTTGGACAGGATATTGGCATTGATCTCCGGTATCGGGGATGCCAGCGACAGCATCTACACCTTGAGCGAGTTGAAGTATCTGATCCATGGTGGGCGAATCAGTCACATGAGGGGTTTGATTGCTTCGGTGCTAAACATCAAACCGCTCATCGGTGTGGAGAAGGTTAACGGCACCTACGTGCAGTTAGGTCAGTCGCGCACATTCAACCGGGCAATGGATGGACTGGTCGGTCTAATCGAGCAGACTCATAAGCCTGGCAGCGCGATGCGGGTACAGGTACTTCATTCCTGGAATCCCGAGGGCGCTGCAAAGCTGCGTGAGAAAGTTGACCAGCGCTTTGATTGCACCTGGCTGCCGGTTGGGCCCATGTCCCTGGTGTTGGGCGCTCATACAGGCGATAGCATGGTCGGCGTTGCCTACGCGCCTGAGTCGGCCTTTGCGGATGTCCCGGAATAA
- a CDS encoding ABC transporter substrate-binding protein, with translation MRHAKLLSLLAILLIASLALTACPAAQPAAPAQEPAAEEPAAEEPAAEEPAAEEPAAELGTVKIGTNAEYPPFESVDESGNIIGFDVEIMNAIAEQAGFDFEFINTRWDGIFVALASGEFDGVISAATITEERQKAVDFSDPYFNAGQMIAVLNSSGIQGPDDLVAGVKVGVQLGTTGDIWTDENTDAEVVRYDEITLAFQALGNGDVDAIVNDGPTSADIIKANPELNATLVGQPFTDEFYGVAIRKDFPELRGAINEGLAAIKASGQYEEIYDKWFGTEAVAAEEEAVADADCEYGGIIASIDAVDDLTVKFSLCRPDPAFPAKAAFAALGIHPSEYLEATGGGGDLVENPVGTGPYAMDEWRRGDQMILKRFDDYWGDVARTETLVFRWSSESAQRLLELQSGQVHGIDNPGPDDFGVIQANGDLTLYERPGTNIFYVGMNDAFEPFDNEKVRQAFAMAIDRQRLVDNFYPPGSQVATQFMPESIFGYSDGAQWYEFNPDEAVKILTEEGVLPDFKTTISYRDVVRSYLPEPGIVAQDIQAQLADIGVDAEIVVMESGTFLDAADAGELDGFHLLGWGADYPDATNFLDFHFGQGASDQFGAGHQDIWDSLNHAGSLADPAERQPIYDQANELLKQHVPMIPVAHGGSGVAYQANCDGGHASPLGNEYFAVVQCGDNDTFVWMQNAEPIGLYCADETDGESLRACEQINEALLAYEIGGSDVVPALAEKWEANDDLTEWTFHLRDGVTFHDGSALDAQDVVTSWEVQWDMANPLHVGRDGNFTYFQAYFNAFKNAE, from the coding sequence ATGCGACATGCAAAACTGTTATCCCTTTTGGCCATCCTGTTGATTGCCAGCCTGGCCCTGACGGCCTGTCCGGCAGCTCAGCCAGCGGCCCCTGCCCAGGAACCCGCCGCCGAAGAACCTGCCGCCGAAGAACCTGCCGCCGAAGAACCTGCCGCCGAAGAACCCGCCGCCGAGCTTGGCACCGTCAAGATCGGCACCAATGCCGAGTATCCACCCTTTGAGTCGGTGGATGAAAGTGGCAACATCATCGGCTTCGACGTGGAAATCATGAACGCCATTGCCGAACAAGCCGGTTTCGACTTCGAATTCATCAACACTCGCTGGGATGGCATCTTCGTGGCCCTGGCCAGTGGTGAGTTCGACGGCGTGATCTCCGCGGCTACCATCACCGAAGAGCGTCAAAAAGCTGTCGATTTTAGTGACCCCTATTTCAACGCCGGTCAGATGATCGCTGTCCTGAACAGCAGTGGAATCCAGGGTCCCGATGATCTGGTTGCAGGTGTCAAGGTCGGCGTTCAGCTGGGTACCACCGGTGACATCTGGACCGACGAAAACACCGACGCCGAGGTGGTTCGCTACGATGAGATCACCCTGGCCTTCCAGGCACTGGGCAACGGCGATGTGGATGCAATCGTCAACGACGGCCCCACCTCCGCTGACATCATCAAGGCCAATCCCGAACTGAACGCTACCCTCGTGGGCCAGCCCTTCACTGATGAGTTCTACGGCGTTGCCATCCGCAAAGATTTTCCCGAACTTCGCGGTGCCATCAACGAGGGCCTTGCTGCCATCAAGGCCTCCGGGCAATACGAGGAAATCTACGATAAGTGGTTTGGCACAGAAGCCGTGGCAGCCGAAGAGGAAGCAGTAGCAGACGCCGACTGCGAGTATGGCGGCATCATCGCCAGCATCGATGCAGTCGACGATCTGACCGTCAAGTTCTCCCTCTGCCGCCCCGATCCCGCCTTCCCGGCCAAGGCCGCTTTCGCCGCCCTCGGCATCCATCCTTCCGAATACCTCGAAGCCACCGGCGGCGGTGGTGATCTCGTCGAAAACCCCGTCGGCACCGGCCCCTACGCCATGGATGAATGGCGCCGCGGCGACCAGATGATCCTCAAACGCTTCGACGACTACTGGGGCGATGTCGCCAGGACCGAAACCCTCGTCTTCCGCTGGAGCTCTGAGAGCGCTCAGCGTCTGCTCGAACTCCAGTCCGGTCAGGTCCATGGCATCGACAACCCTGGTCCCGATGACTTCGGCGTCATCCAGGCCAATGGCGACCTCACACTCTACGAACGACCTGGCACCAACATCTTCTACGTCGGCATGAACGACGCCTTCGAACCCTTCGACAACGAAAAGGTCCGCCAGGCCTTCGCCATGGCCATCGACCGCCAGCGCCTGGTCGACAACTTCTACCCCCCAGGCTCCCAGGTCGCCACTCAGTTCATGCCCGAGAGCATCTTCGGCTACTCCGACGGCGCCCAATGGTACGAGTTCAACCCCGATGAAGCGGTCAAGATCCTCACCGAAGAAGGGGTCCTTCCCGACTTCAAGACCACCATCTCCTACCGCGATGTCGTCCGCTCCTACCTGCCTGAACCTGGCATCGTCGCCCAGGACATCCAGGCCCAGCTCGCCGACATCGGCGTCGACGCCGAGATCGTCGTCATGGAATCGGGCACTTTCCTCGATGCTGCCGACGCCGGTGAACTCGATGGCTTCCATCTCCTCGGTTGGGGCGCTGACTATCCTGACGCCACCAACTTCCTTGACTTCCACTTCGGTCAGGGCGCCAGCGACCAGTTCGGCGCCGGCCACCAGGATATCTGGGATTCCCTCAACCACGCTGGCTCCCTGGCCGATCCTGCCGAGCGCCAGCCCATCTACGACCAGGCCAACGAGCTCCTCAAACAGCACGTGCCCATGATCCCCGTCGCCCACGGTGGCTCCGGCGTCGCCTATCAGGCCAACTGCGATGGCGGCCACGCCAGCCCCCTCGGCAACGAGTACTTCGCCGTCGTCCAGTGTGGCGATAATGACACCTTCGTCTGGATGCAGAACGCCGAACCCATCGGCCTCTACTGCGCCGACGAAACCGATGGCGAGAGCCTGCGTGCCTGCGAGCAGATCAACGAAGCCCTGCTTGCCTACGAAATCGGTGGCAGCGATGTCGTGCCCGCCCTCGCCGAAAAATGGGAAGCCAATGACGACCTCACCGAGTGGACCTTCCACCTGCGTGATGGCGTTACCTTCCACGATGGCTCGGCCCTCGACGCTCAAGATGTTGTCACCTCCTGGGAAGTTCAGTGGGATATGGCCAACCCCCTCCATGTCGGGCGAGATGGCAATTTCACCTACTTCCAGGCTTACTTCAACGCCTTCAAGAACGCCGAGTAA
- a CDS encoding saccharopine dehydrogenase C-terminal domain-containing protein, which produces MSFSYLVLGAGRQGTAAAYDLLRFGDARRVTLADHNAVQAQNAAGRLASLASPDQHAVIDTIIFDAANEQAAFDVMQGYDVVLSAVPYRYNLGLSRAAIRAGASFCDLGGNTELVRQQHALHKDAKQAGVRIVPDCGMGPGMGNTLAVHAMSLLDDATHVSIFDGGLPENPRQPWRYESTFNIEGLANEYYGGITVLRDGKLTHLPCFSELEMITVPGIGTLEAFVVAGGVSTAPWSFLGQLETFQLKILRYPGTFTQLKAFSDLGLFSPEPITVEGMQISPRAVFKALYEPQVRSDDPRDVCIILASARGTHDGKSAEATVQLIDRFDEATGFTAMERTTGWHASIVAIMLARGEIPVGAIPLELALPGDIFVKEARRRGLTIEERLS; this is translated from the coding sequence TTGTCTTTTTCCTATCTGGTGTTGGGCGCCGGCCGGCAGGGAACAGCGGCTGCCTACGACCTGCTTCGTTTCGGTGACGCCCGCCGCGTCACGCTGGCCGATCATAACGCCGTTCAGGCGCAAAACGCCGCCGGGCGCCTCGCCAGCCTGGCGAGTCCCGATCAGCACGCAGTCATCGATACCATCATCTTCGATGCCGCCAACGAACAGGCAGCGTTCGATGTCATGCAAGGCTATGACGTCGTTCTGAGCGCGGTCCCCTATCGCTACAACCTGGGCCTGAGCCGGGCGGCCATCCGGGCGGGCGCATCGTTCTGCGATCTGGGCGGCAATACTGAGCTGGTTCGCCAGCAACACGCTCTGCATAAAGACGCCAAACAGGCAGGTGTGCGCATCGTACCCGATTGTGGCATGGGACCGGGCATGGGAAACACCCTTGCCGTCCATGCCATGAGTCTTCTCGACGACGCAACCCATGTCTCGATTTTCGACGGTGGTTTACCTGAGAACCCTCGACAACCCTGGCGGTACGAATCCACTTTCAACATCGAGGGGCTGGCCAACGAGTACTATGGCGGCATTACCGTGCTGCGAGATGGCAAGTTGACTCATCTGCCCTGCTTCAGCGAGCTGGAGATGATTACGGTTCCCGGAATCGGGACCCTGGAAGCTTTCGTCGTGGCGGGCGGGGTTTCAACCGCTCCCTGGAGTTTCCTCGGCCAACTGGAGACTTTTCAGCTCAAGATACTGCGTTACCCCGGCACTTTCACCCAGTTGAAAGCCTTCTCAGATTTGGGTCTCTTCAGCCCTGAGCCCATCACCGTCGAGGGCATGCAGATCAGCCCTCGGGCGGTATTCAAGGCCTTGTACGAACCTCAGGTGCGGTCTGATGACCCGCGGGATGTGTGTATCATCCTGGCGAGTGCAAGGGGAACTCATGATGGTAAAAGCGCTGAAGCGACGGTGCAACTGATTGATCGCTTCGACGAGGCGACTGGTTTCACTGCGATGGAGCGAACCACCGGCTGGCACGCTTCCATTGTGGCCATCATGTTGGCGCGGGGTGAGATCCCGGTGGGCGCCATTCCCCTGGAACTGGCCCTGCCTGGCGACATTTTCGTGAAAGAAGCCCGCCGCCGCGGGTTGACAATCGAAGAACGGCTGTCCTGA
- a CDS encoding glycerophosphodiester phosphodiesterase, with protein MRTWIARLLLLLFLLLTLALLVMFLTARKAESCLACLPGEPRPLVIAHQGGDGVWPGNTMLAFERAASMGVDMLEMDLHVTGDGHLVLMHDETVDRTTNGSGIIEEMTLDSFKSLDAGYDWSQDEGQTYPYRGQGITPATLEEVFLAFPDMPMNIEIKLVENQPVEELFCDAIKKHDMTDKVLAASFHQEALDQFRTACPEVSTSASQDEIINFFVRHTVGLADTYSPPAQAVQVPERRSGIHILTPRFVKDSHSRDMDVHVWTVNDLADMQRLIDLGVDGIITDNPDRLLKTLGRE; from the coding sequence ATGCGCACATGGATTGCACGACTGCTTCTTCTTCTTTTTCTCTTGCTCACCCTTGCATTGCTGGTGATGTTCCTGACAGCGCGCAAGGCAGAGTCCTGTCTCGCCTGCCTGCCCGGCGAACCTCGTCCCTTGGTCATTGCCCATCAGGGCGGCGACGGCGTCTGGCCCGGCAACACCATGCTCGCATTTGAACGGGCAGCATCCATGGGCGTCGACATGCTGGAGATGGATCTGCACGTCACCGGCGACGGCCATCTGGTATTGATGCACGACGAAACGGTCGATCGAACGACCAACGGCAGTGGGATCATCGAGGAAATGACGCTGGATTCCTTCAAGAGCCTGGACGCCGGCTACGACTGGAGCCAGGACGAGGGCCAGACCTATCCCTATCGAGGCCAGGGTATCACACCTGCCACCCTGGAAGAAGTCTTCCTGGCGTTTCCCGATATGCCCATGAATATCGAGATCAAGCTGGTCGAAAACCAGCCGGTGGAAGAGCTCTTCTGTGATGCCATCAAAAAGCACGACATGACAGACAAAGTGCTGGCGGCATCCTTCCATCAGGAAGCTCTCGACCAGTTCCGGACCGCCTGCCCCGAGGTATCAACCTCGGCCAGTCAGGACGAGATCATCAACTTCTTTGTGCGACACACGGTGGGGCTCGCCGATACCTATTCCCCTCCGGCCCAGGCAGTGCAGGTGCCGGAAAGGCGCAGCGGAATCCACATCCTCACGCCCCGTTTTGTGAAGGATTCTCACTCCAGAGATATGGACGTCCATGTTTGGACCGTCAACGATCTGGCCGATATGCAGCGTTTGATTGACCTGGGGGTCGACGGCATCATCACCGATAATCCCGATCGCCTGCTGAAAACCCTTGGTCGGGAATAG
- a CDS encoding ABC transporter ATP-binding protein — translation MSILELRNVHTYYGNIHALKGVSLQVEPGEIVTLIGSNGAGKSTALNTICGLLQPRQGEVWLEGNRIDGVPAHEVVKKGVCQAPEGRKIFGRLTVMENLEMGAFTRSDKQGIKQDIDRVFSVFPRLGERRKQVGGTLSGGEQQMLAIGRALMASPKLLLLDEPSMGLAPMLVEEIFNVIEEINDQGTTVLLVEQNAAQALQVAQRGYVIETGEIVLQGPSKDLLDNPRIKEAYLGA, via the coding sequence ATGAGCATCCTGGAACTTCGCAACGTACACACCTACTACGGCAATATCCACGCACTGAAGGGCGTATCGCTCCAGGTCGAACCGGGCGAAATCGTCACCTTGATCGGCAGCAATGGCGCCGGGAAATCGACGGCCCTGAACACCATTTGTGGCCTCCTGCAACCCCGTCAGGGGGAGGTCTGGCTTGAAGGCAATCGCATCGACGGCGTGCCAGCCCACGAGGTGGTAAAGAAGGGCGTCTGTCAGGCACCGGAGGGGCGCAAGATATTTGGCCGTCTGACGGTCATGGAAAACCTGGAAATGGGCGCCTTCACCCGCAGCGACAAGCAGGGAATCAAGCAGGACATCGACCGGGTTTTCAGCGTTTTTCCCCGGCTCGGGGAGCGCCGCAAACAGGTGGGGGGCACCTTGAGCGGTGGCGAGCAACAGATGCTGGCCATTGGCAGGGCATTGATGGCCAGCCCAAAACTGCTTCTGCTGGATGAGCCAAGCATGGGCCTGGCCCCGATGCTGGTCGAAGAGATATTCAACGTCATCGAGGAAATCAACGATCAGGGTACCACTGTGCTGCTGGTGGAACAGAACGCGGCGCAGGCGCTCCAGGTCGCCCAGCGAGGCTATGTCATCGAGACGGGGGAGATCGTGCTGCAAGGCCCATCAAAGGATCTTCTCGACAATCCAAGGATCAAGGAAGCCTATCTGGGAGCGTGA
- a CDS encoding methylated-DNA--[protein]-cysteine S-methyltransferase has product MFSGRFESPIGLVQVEADMEALISVSFVEASQRADRRNLLIDGAIDQLAQYFQGSRREFDLPLQFQGTEFQQAVWQQLMGIPYGRMVSYQDIANALDNPGAVRAVGAANGQNPISIIVPCHRVVGSDGSLTGYGSGLWRKEWLLRHEGSLLL; this is encoded by the coding sequence ATTTTTTCAGGCCGTTTCGAGTCGCCGATCGGACTGGTGCAGGTTGAGGCCGACATGGAAGCGCTCATTTCTGTGTCGTTCGTCGAAGCGAGCCAGCGCGCTGACCGGCGGAATCTATTGATCGATGGCGCCATCGATCAACTGGCGCAGTACTTTCAGGGTAGCCGGCGCGAATTCGATCTTCCCCTCCAGTTTCAGGGTACCGAGTTTCAACAAGCTGTGTGGCAGCAATTAATGGGGATTCCCTATGGCCGGATGGTTTCCTATCAGGATATCGCCAACGCACTGGATAATCCCGGTGCGGTACGTGCCGTAGGTGCTGCCAATGGCCAGAATCCGATTTCGATCATTGTGCCTTGCCACCGGGTTGTCGGCAGCGATGGCAGCCTGACTGGCTATGGGAGTGGCTTGTGGCGCAAGGAGTGGCTGCTGCGCCATGAGGGCAGCCTGCTTCTCTAA
- a CDS encoding ABC transporter ATP-binding protein has product MPLLEAQQVTKRFGGLTAVDHVDLVVEPQMIASVIGPNGAGKTTFFNLITGFYTVTEGTLLFNDQVLNGRSPDKITQLGIARTFQNIRLFNNMTAMENILVGQHSRLKSGFIGAVFHTRGEQKEEAAATTKGRELLQFVGLKGKGDVLARNLPYGDQRRLEIARALATEPELLLLDEPTAGMNPLETEDLTAFIRRLRDDLGLTILLIEHHMRVVMGISDQVTVLDYGKKISEGTPSEVQNDPRVIEAYLGVQHEAI; this is encoded by the coding sequence ATGCCCCTGTTAGAGGCACAACAGGTCACCAAACGTTTTGGCGGATTAACAGCCGTCGACCACGTCGACCTGGTTGTCGAGCCCCAGATGATCGCCAGTGTCATTGGCCCCAACGGCGCCGGCAAAACCACATTCTTCAACTTGATCACCGGATTCTACACAGTTACCGAGGGAACGCTGTTATTCAACGACCAGGTCTTGAATGGCCGGTCACCCGACAAGATCACTCAACTGGGCATCGCCCGCACCTTCCAGAACATCCGGCTTTTCAACAACATGACCGCCATGGAAAACATCCTGGTTGGCCAGCACTCCCGGCTGAAAAGTGGATTCATTGGCGCCGTGTTCCACACCAGGGGCGAGCAGAAAGAGGAAGCCGCAGCTACCACCAAGGGACGCGAGTTGTTGCAGTTTGTTGGCCTGAAGGGCAAGGGTGATGTACTGGCTCGCAATCTACCCTACGGCGACCAGCGGCGGCTGGAAATAGCCAGGGCCCTGGCGACAGAACCCGAGCTTCTGCTATTGGACGAACCGACGGCAGGGATGAACCCTCTTGAGACGGAAGACCTCACCGCCTTTATCCGGCGCTTGAGAGATGATTTGGGTCTGACCATTCTGCTTATCGAACATCATATGCGGGTCGTCATGGGCATTTCAGATCAGGTCACAGTGTTGGACTACGGCAAAAAGATCAGCGAAGGCACTCCCTCGGAAGTCCAAAACGATCCCCGGGTGATCGAGGCCTACCTGGGCGTACAGCACGAGGCGATCTAA
- a CDS encoding branched-chain amino acid ABC transporter permease, which produces MQNSASTTRRSRFTMPDITSLALWAFGLIILIWVIFRTVQTVRSGVYGIDTWAYQFVNGSVQGAMYALIALGYTLVYGILFMINFAHGEIFMIGAYAGYFAIKAFDDAGYLDSNPILTLAVCFFIGMLTPLISAVFLERIAYRPLRRAPRLVPLISAIGASFFLQQAARLLFGIRIKVYPSVPILEGSWQIGGVIIRHLGVFIIVVAIAMMLALQILVQRTKIGRAMRAVAEDKDTAALMGVDVDRVIMITFAIGGALAGAAGVMWGLWFKQVIHTMGFIPGLKAFTAAVLGGIGNVPGAMLGGFFLGLVEAILPTALDISTQLKDVIAFGMLVLVLIFRPTGIMGEVLSEKKA; this is translated from the coding sequence ATGCAAAATTCCGCATCGACCACCCGTCGTTCCAGATTCACCATGCCCGACATCACTTCGCTGGCATTGTGGGCCTTCGGTCTCATTATTCTCATTTGGGTTATCTTTCGCACGGTTCAGACGGTCAGGAGCGGTGTCTACGGAATCGATACCTGGGCGTACCAGTTCGTCAATGGATCAGTTCAGGGCGCCATGTATGCGCTGATCGCCCTGGGGTACACGCTGGTGTATGGCATCCTCTTTATGATCAACTTCGCCCATGGCGAGATCTTCATGATCGGTGCCTACGCAGGCTACTTTGCCATCAAGGCCTTTGACGACGCCGGATATCTGGATAGCAATCCGATCCTGACGCTGGCAGTCTGTTTTTTTATCGGCATGCTGACACCCTTGATCTCCGCTGTATTCCTCGAACGGATTGCCTATAGACCCCTGCGAAGAGCGCCACGCCTGGTGCCCCTGATCAGCGCCATTGGCGCTTCCTTTTTCCTGCAACAGGCAGCCCGCCTGTTGTTCGGCATCCGTATCAAGGTATACCCATCGGTGCCGATCCTGGAGGGCAGCTGGCAGATCGGAGGCGTCATTATCCGGCACCTGGGTGTTTTTATTATTGTCGTGGCCATCGCCATGATGCTGGCATTACAGATCCTGGTACAGCGCACCAAGATCGGCCGTGCCATGCGGGCTGTTGCCGAGGACAAGGACACGGCGGCATTGATGGGTGTAGACGTAGATCGGGTCATCATGATCACCTTCGCCATCGGTGGCGCGTTGGCCGGGGCAGCGGGTGTCATGTGGGGGCTCTGGTTCAAACAGGTTATCCACACCATGGGCTTCATTCCCGGCCTGAAGGCCTTCACCGCCGCGGTGCTCGGAGGTATCGGCAACGTGCCCGGGGCCATGTTGGGTGGCTTCTTCCTTGGTTTGGTCGAGGCGATCCTGCCCACGGCTCTCGACATCAGCACACAGCTCAAGGATGTGATCGCCTTCGGCATGCTGGTCCTGGTATTGATCTTCCGACCAACCGGCATCATGGGCGAGGTGTTGAGCGAGAAGAAAGCATAG